From a region of the Oryza sativa Japonica Group chromosome 6, ASM3414082v1 genome:
- the LOC107277226 gene encoding uncharacterized protein encodes MALSAAVLGFFIGISFPVQITPKKEKSKIEAEAVQVSRKKAAEERLPPGIVVRESDLHLRRLWGNPTSDVASGKQYLLTMSVGYTEKANVNATIHKLSDKFDIVLFHYDGRTSEWEEFEWSKKVVHVSARKQAKWWFAKRFLHPSIVAAYEYVFVWDEDLGVDNFTAEEYISIVRKHALDISQPGLDGTKGRRQYPVTVRRPSGDMHNSGRFVEVMAPVFSRDAWACVWHMIQNDLVHGWGLDFNFWRCVHEPEKHIGVVDAQFVVHRGVPTLVSQPL; translated from the exons ATGGCATTATCCGCGGCCGTGCTGGGCTTCTTCATTGGCATCTCTTTTCCAGTACAAATCACACCAAAG AAGGAGAAGAGCAAGATAGAAGCAGAAGCAGTACAGGTGTCGAGGAAGAAAGCAGCAGAGGAGAGGCTGCCTCCGGGCATCGTCGTCCGGGAATCTGATCTTCATCTCCGCCGCCTCTGGGGAAACCCAACATCC GACGTGGCGAGTGGCAAGCAGTACCTTCTGACCATGTCGGTGGGTTACACCGAGAAAGCCAATGTCAATGCAACTATTCACAAG TTATCAGACAAGTTTGACATAGTGCTGTTCCATTACGACGGGCGCACAAGTGAATGGGAGGAGTTCGAGTGGTCCAAGAAGGTTGTTCATGTCAGCGCCAGGAAGCAGGCCAAATG GTGGTTTGCCAAGAGGTTCCTGCACCCGAGCATCGTTGCGGCGTACGAGTACGTGTTCGTGTGGGATGAGGATCTGGGAGTTGACAACTTCACCGCGGAGGAGTACATCAGCATCGTCAGGAAACACGCCCTGGACATCTCGCAGCCGGGGCTCGACGGCACCAAAGGGAGGAGACAGTACCCTGTCACCGTCAGGAGGCCCTCCGGCGACATGCACAACTCCGGCAGGTTCGTCGAGGTGATGGCGCCTGTCTTCTCCAGGGACGCCTGGGCATGCGTCTGGCACATGATCCAG aatGACTTGGTTCATGGTTGGGGTCTCGACTTCAATTTCTGGAGATGCGTCCAC GAGCCTGAAAAGCATATAGGTGTCGTGGATGCGCAGTTCGTAGTCCATCGCGGCGTCCCAACGCTCGTAAGCCAG CCACTCTAA